The sequence ggATGCTTGAGGTAAGCCATCGTAATTCCTCATAAATTGCCTGTTGTTCTGTCGTGATCACTTATAATCATCATCTACTTATTTGGAATGCAGGTGATGAGAAGCGAACATCGTAACCATACTCTGTATCAGTTTTTCAAGGCGGAATCCCtcaagttggaggccaagcttcgtcatagggagGAAGAATTGTCCGCCGCCGAGGCTGTTATCTCTGCTAGAGATAAAGAGATACTTGAACTAAAGAACCAGTTGAAGGGGAAAGAACAGCTTGGAGCCGAAGAGGAAAAGCTTCGTGTTGAACGTGCcatggctcgtagtgagttggagaagGACCGTAACAATGTTGCGTCCTCTAAAGGTTTTTATTCTTATTCAACTTTCCCCTTCATCTCCCTTTCGTCTTCTTAGCAcgctgtctgagtctccccgccCTATCTTCAACGGGTGATGTCAGATAGTTAAAATGGCTTCAAAGTGAGAGGGCTCGCCAAGCCTCTCGAATTCGGGAACTAGTGACGAAGATTAAGGGTGAAGCTGAGAAGTGGGATTCCCGAGCTGATGAACATAACGAACTGGTTGCACGACATCGAGAAAGGCGGGaacagatggttgatatgcagaataagTATAACTCTGACCGCCGCTTATTTAATGGTGCTTTGTTGTGGACTCGGGAAAATCTTCGTGAGACCCATGAGAAAATTTCTCGCTTGGAAGCTAAGGCAGCCGGCTTGGAAGAAGAGTTGCATCAAGCTCGATCCTCCCACGATCCTGAAGTCCGGGACTATATATAACGACTTGTTCGTGAGATGGATGATGCCAGAGCTGAGGCTTTTGCCCTTAGAAATGCTTTGGACGCTTCCCGGGCCGATGTTGCTCGTTTAGTCGAGTCTGAAAGAAGTATGGAAATGAATATGTACAAGCTTAGTAAAGGGATAGAAGAGATAAACAgtgaagtcaaccaccttcgtcacttggactccatgaagcaggtagagttagatGAGTATAAATTTGCTCTCACGACCCTTCGATTGGATTATAAGAAGATACCAGATGAGTATGATTTCCTTGACGAAGCCCGGGACGCTGtagttaacgaatatgaaatagcttcgacCAATGTCGAAGGTATACATTTATTTGGTCATGTGTGGTTCTGTAGTTCCAGCCTTCTAACCTTTGGTGTTATCTTTTTTTCTCtacagagctcgagggacaacttctcgctgcaaatgaaaaacttgaaaaagctcaatcttccttagtgcagcaggagagCCAGACTACATATTACAAGGGTCTAGCAGGCTCTCGGGATGTGGTGCGTTATAGGAATATTTACAAGCACCCATTCCGCTGAACCACTTCCTTGTAagtggttgggtatctctttctgctggatgccttccccatggtcctacacttatagacgctgataggggagtccggagagattgtatatgactactttccccaatagttTTTGCAAAAGTTTGttcgtttgattgataggttgaggtatGATACACCtcatccagagatagaaacacgtCGAGCGGATacattgtcttcttcttcttctggtactcttcacgcaTGTGCAGAACTGCGCTGCCTTACGGATAGTATGTCTTGAGGTATTTAgcattccatgggtgtctgaGGACTTCTCCTTTTAGATTACGCAGGTAGTAGGATCCATTCTCGGCAATGTCATGTATTATAAACGGTCCTCCCATGATGGTGCTAACTTGCCCCACTTTTTCTCTCGCTAGTATTGTGGTATGGTTCTCagcacatactgtccttctacaaagttACTAAGCCTAACCTTCTTGTTGTATTCTCTGGCTAACCTTCGTAGGTAGTTTTCCATCCTTTGAAGTTCTATCTCTATTCTTTCTTCTATATCATCGAGCCTTTCCAGCATCATATCTGtggtgaggttcttctcccaggcttcggttttcgtagttggcatgattatttctgtcgggatgactgcttcagctccgtaCGTAAGGAGGAAAGGTGATTCACttgtggcagatcttcgtgttgttcgGTATGCCCATAAAAAGTTGTGTAATTGTTCGCACCATCGTCCTTTATGTTCGTCCAATTGGTTTTTGAGAATGAGACCAAGGGTCTTGTTTGTAGCCTCGGCCTGGCCGTTACTCTGTGGGTAGATGGGGGTTGATTTGTTTTTCctgattttgaaagtgtcgaagagcatatctatgtttttcccctgtaattgcttgccattgtccgaGAAAATTTCTGCGggaatgccgaacctgcaaatgatgttctgaaagatgaatgtgaacacatccacgtctcggaTTCTAGCTAAGGCTTTGGCCTCTACCCACTTGctgaagtagtctgtggctacGATCAAGAATCACcctttccctgatccttcgataaaGGGGCCAACGATGTCTACACCCCACTTTGAAAATTCCCAGGGACTATCCACTGAATTCAACTTTGTGGCAGGAGCGTGAATTTTCTTAGCAaaccgctggcattcttcgcatctcctGGACATCCTGGATGCGTCTCAGATCATCTGGGGACAATAGTATCCCTGCATTTTTGCTTTATCCGCCAGTGATCTCATTCCGCTGGTTACCTGCGTCCCCGTAGTGGATGTCCTTCAAAATACGATGCCCCTCCTCTCTGGATAAACATCGTAGCAGTGGTCCAAGAAAGGACTTCTTGTACAATATCCCATCACGAAGATCGTATCTCCCTGCCTTTGATTGTATTTTTCTAGCTTGCTTCAATTCTGTTGGCAACGTTCCTTCTTCAAGATAACGGTGAATCTCGGCTCTCCAGTCTTCTTCATTGTTGAAGTCCTCGTCTTCGTTTTCCCTTGTCATGATATCGCCTTCGATGAAGTCTTCAACAATGTCTTCCCCCACAACATCGTCACCAATTTCCTCCCCTACATCGTCTTCACGATTCGTAGCAAAGGACTGTTGTGGGGTGATCGAAGATTCATACACCCTTGATATTTTTATGGCTTTAACACTCTCAtctttcagcatggatgatatgtatgccaAGGCGTCGGCGTTCCTAAGATCTTTTCTGCataggtgtcggaatttgatgcttggtaTCTGTGAGGCTAAGGTTTGGACAAAGCCATGTATGCGAAGAGGATGTCATCGTAGACATTGTACTCTAGCCCTACCTGTCGTATGACTagttgcgaatcacttgtcagtcgtACATCGGTTATTTCCATTTCTATTATTAAATGCAAATCATGTACTACAACTTTGTATTCTACGGTGTTGTTGGTATGTCCCTTAAATTCCAACCTCAGCGCATGCACAATCCTCTCCCCAGTGGGGGTAGTGATTACGATGCCGATGCCTTCTCCTTCTCTATTCCTTGATCCGTCTACGAGGACCTCCCATCGCCTTTGGCTTGAGGGTTCAAGGATGTCGATTGGGTCTTTGCCTTCGTATGCTTCTGGCATGCCCCTTACTTCCTCGTCGTTATCCAGGGGTAGATCTGCAAGGAAATATGCCAGGACTTGTGACTTTTGGGAGTGTTGGATTTCATGGATAATGTTGAACTGGTCCAGGTGAGTGTTCCACTTGGTTATCCTTCCCTCTTTCCCAGCGCTCTTGAGAACAACTTCCAACGGTGCTTTGCACGAAACGCGAATATAGTGAGTCAAAAAATAAGTCCTCAACTTTTGGGTGGCCCATATTagcgccaagatgagctgctcgatcttcgtataATTTCTTTCTGCCgtattgagtgtcttgctgacataGTAGATTGGATGTTCTATCTTCGTGttagttttgaccaacactgcgctgaccgCATCCTATGTAGCTGCTATGTAAAGGTCCAAGACCTCATCGGGATCGGGTATTTGTAGGATTGAAATTGTTGCGAgatattctttgatcttctggaaagcttcttcgcattctttgGTCCATTCAAATTTGCTTCCCtttttgaggatgttgaagaaatgCTTGCATTTGTCAGATGACCTGGCGATGAACCTGCCCAAAGCTGCTAGGGATCCGTTAAGGTTTTGAACTTCTTTCaggttcttcggagatggcatctcCACGATAGATTGTATCTTGGCTGGATcgacttcgatgcccctcttcgttACTAAATATCCGAGAAACTTGCCTGATGTAACGCCGAATGTACATTTTTCCGGGTTTACTTTCATGTTGTGTTTCCTCATCGCTTTGAAAATGTCCCTCAAGTCCTTATGGTGGTATTTGCGCAACTTACTTTTGACAAGCATGTCATCGACATAGACTTCTAAGGTGTTCCCGATCcaaggcttgaagatagcatcaaccatcctctggtatgtttcccctgtatttctaagtccaaagggcatccttgtgtaacaataaaggccgtgcggggtgtagaatgccgtgtgttgttgatcttcttcagcaaggGCTACTTGGTTCTAGCCAGAATATTCATCCATAAATgatagttcttcgtatccttcgacagcttccaccagttgatcgatgcttgggagCGGGTAGCTATCCTTCGGACATgctttattgaggttggtgaagtcgatacaTATCCTTACTCCCCCATTCTTCTTTGGTACTATGACCATGTTCgatatccatgtagggtatttgacctcCTTGATGAATCCTGCCTCTAACAATTTGCGGAGCTCTTTCTCAATTGCTTGGTGATACTCTGGTGCTACCTTTCGTACTTTCTGTCTGAAGGGGGGCGTGCCTGGATTTATACAAAGCTCGTGATGAATTATCTTCGGATCAATCCCTGGCATTCACAGTAATCTCTTGATTTTGCGGACCTAGGGGCTGCTTCCCTTTGGACCATGGACACTCAAGGTTTTTTCTGCCTTTGATCTCCCTCAGGATGCGCGTGTAGCTTGTGTTTAGCTTCGTGaagacttgatcttcgaatttccgATCGTCACGTCGACGGTCAtccctttgtcctcttttatcaTCATTAGGACGTTCAGCCGAACCACCTCTCTTTGATCTGCTGGTTTGTTCTACAGAATTAGTTCTATGAGATCTTTGAGCTTGGGACCTAGGGTTTTCCCGTTGGATCTCCTCCAGCCTGGCATGCTTTTCAATGATTACTCGAAGGTCTCCTTCTGTCTTGGGGACACTTCCGTGGATCTCTACAAATAACTGGCTCATTCTATCGAGTCCCCACTTGTAACAGTTGATGCTGACCAATGGATCTACATTTCCTATGGCTTGGAAAATCCTATGCCATCTGTCGGTATACTCCCTGATTGTCTCTTTGTAAGCGGTTGCTAGCAAGAAGAGCTTGTCCATTCCTGCGttgacagccttgttgtacatgtaagtctcTAAGAATTTCTCAGTGAGCTGGCCATAAGAGTTGATGGATTTGGGCGGTAGGTTGTCGAACCAAGATAGTGCTGATCCCTTTAGACTTGAAGGAAAATACCTGCAGAGGACTGCATCGTCCTGATCCCATCGGTCTAAGATACGATTGTAATAACGAATATGCGCTGTCGGATCGCTGGATCCGTCGTAACATTCGAATGCTGGAACAGGGAATTTTTGGGGGATCAACGCTTTGGCCAGTCGTGGGGTCAGCGGTGTGGTGTTTTCTTCCCTCATCACCTTTTCTAGTCTCCCCCCTCCGTGCCTAGTCTTTAGTTGCTTGATCTCTTCAATCATTCTGACACGAAGGTCCTCCATGGCACGATGGTGATCATCGTTGGCTGGGTTTTGACTTGGTCTTTGATCTTCGCTGTCGAAATAGTCCGAGTCTTCTGGGACGTAATCTGGATCGCTGGATCTGTTTCCTCTGGTTGGTCTTCGGTTTAATGGTTCTAGATTTGCTGCATTTGTCACGACCATTCTTCAGTCATGATTCGGCTCAGGTGCTTTAGAGTTGGCTTCGTGCAAGGCTTCGTTATGTTGGTGAGTTGCTCCCAAGCTTTGGGCGATCTTATCTCTGAGTTCTTGGTTTTCTCGGGCCAGCAATGCCACTGCTTCTGCGTACACCCTTTGGTTCTTCTTTATCTCCTCAAGCTCTGCCATCAACAGAGGGGAATGATTTGATCCTTGGTTTGGGGTGCCGAGTCGTCCCTTCCCCCCAAGGGCCATGGTATGATCTTCATCAACCGTTTGGATTAGGGGGATGGGAGGTTCGGTGTTCACTATCTGTAATTCCACTTGCGGGGGTAACGGCCGGTTTCTTGTCAGCAATGGCTGAGTTATTGGCAGAGTTTGATTCTGCTCATTTGTTGGCAGTATCCCGAAGGCTGGATGTGGTATtgatgattctgcaactctttctCGTTGCTCAAGGACGCGGGCAGCTGCTGCGACTTTTACTGCCTCGGCTTTAGCTCATCTGCTCTTACTACCGCTGCTCTTGCTGCATCAGCTTTTACTGTTTCAGCTCTTGCTGCATCGGCTTTTGCTGTTGCTGCTTTGTGAGCCGCCGCTGCTACATCATTGGTATTTGACGGGGAGGTGATATCCACAGTGTCTGGATTTTAGTTTGTTGTTTTCGCTTTTTCACCCTTTTGCTTGCTGCGTGTCATGACTGGtattgtcctgggtgtttctttggaCGATGCCTTAGCCTTTACTGCATCGTGCTTTCCATTTTTGCTTTACTTGCCTGCACAGGTAAAACATCATCGAAAATCCGATATCCATGTGGATCCTGTTAGTAAAGCTAGTCAAGCGTGTAGGCCCAAAAGCGTAACTTGATCGAAAATTTCCAAGAGATAGAGAACTAAAAATGGAGATCTGGAGAGATCCAAACACTTTGAAAACACAGATCTACTCATGGATCCGAGACACCGAAGGTAAAAAGAGAGAATCCAGCTATTATTCCCCTCTTCAGAGGTATTGACTTCTTAAATGGTTTTACATGCGATCATTCGACGGTTTTATTTAATTGATCAAAGTTAAAGGGACTATGAAAACTTATAAATCCGACGAAAGCACAAATCCGTAGCGGGATCCTCTTGGAGGAAAATCTTTTCAAATCAAACAGGTTAAATACAAAGAAAGCACTTATGAATGAGCCCGAAGGAAATCCCTTCGAACGCTTTAAGGTATCAAAGAGAATCTTTTCAAAATGAAGGTTAGATCCGAagatcataaatccgaagctaacaGATCTAAAGCGCAGTTTGAAAAGTACTTAGCATAAACTTGAAAAGAATAGATCCTGGCGGTTTGGTTTAAAATGGTTCAAAATCTAAGTCATATGTGAGGGAAAATGAGATCTGATGGGCTTTTGTTATAAGAAATAATGTTTTTGAGAAGAAATATAACAAAGCGATGGAGACGTATTCAAGACACTGTTTCACATGGAATAGCGCTGAGAGTCCAAGAGGGTAAAATCACaggaaagataaatcttttaccgggatagagtccctgtttctagcgccagattgtgaacacataaattacgaaggcatccacgtgttcacaaacaatattcgcgtGAGCCGATAAAACAATACGTAAAATAATGTAAATATAAAACGACACGGATCACGttgactcatcgactcagagcctTTGGACTCGTCCTTGTCTAGTCGTGAGGGATCGATCCAATTATTCTACACAGCTCCGAAGCATATATCACAAGACATAATAATGATAACAGAAagtaagtgctgaaatgtaaatgagacaatgatttacgtggttcagtactaaggcctacgtccacggggttgagGGTTTCACTATGTATGGAGatattacaaagatagtcgaatgacttttaggTGAATAACGATGCCATGGGGAATAGAAaccatacttactcttcctatttctctttcCTAAACTCTTCTCTAGTTTTTCTctcaattggtcgaccccttctctcttggtTGGGAGGAGTATTTATAGTAGTGGTACATGGAGTCCACCGTCAGAGGCTGTtggaatcttatcttcttgttctttgtgAAGATCCCGCTGGTATCTTCGTTCTGAACCGATGCCCCCAGCGGTTTATACTTGGTGACGATGAGTCGCCTCTTCCCCCTCCACAGGTTGGTTGACACGTATGCTAATctagggtgtttaatgcgggtggttgggtcgtCTGCACGCGCCAGCTAATTGTCTGCCACCCCTGTCACATCCGCGTCAGTTGGACCAACCCTTGCCGTTGATCTTGGATCCCTCTCAAGATGGAATAAAGTGAACTCTTGGGTGTTCTTAAGTGCTTCGCAGTAACCTTTTCCTTCAATGCTCCTCGATTCTCAGTCCTCAGATCCATCAGATGATGGTCTTATACTGATGAAACGTGTTGCTTGGATATCCATGCATAGCACATATCTCGATGCTCCAGGCTATGTGTCCTCCAGGTGTGTCTGTCCAGACACGTGACGAGTGATGAATTATATGCATACACGGACCACCTGAGCACCTTCATTCACCGTTTTGGATTATTGAGACAATATCTCTCCACCAGCCAATATCACCTCTCTCCATCTCATTCAACTTCTCACCGTCTATCCTCCAGCAGTATCAACATCTCATACAAATCACACTGTCCAAGTTAGTTGCTCCAACGATCTTGTTTGTTGTCTCAGGATTTCAGCAACCCCCGCCATCGATTCAACCTAAGCCATATCGTCACAGCATCCAACAAACACCACTGGCTGCCAGCTCTCATCTCAACTACACCACCAGCCGACACGACTTCACCTCTGCAACGTCAGACCATCCATCACCTGCACTTCTTCGCGGCAGCTAACCATTAACAGCTTCAACCCATAATCATTCGCCTGTAATCAACACCATGGAAGCAACCAAATTCACCCCCTTCTTGAATAGTGGCAAATCCATTTGGATTGAGGTCGTTTTTACCATAACAGAAAAAATCTCTAAATTGTAAGTACTGCCGGCATTGAAAACCACTTGTCGAGAATGCCGAAACAATAGCCGGCATTATTTTTAAAAAACTTACTACGCCGGCTGCGAAGAAATTTTCAGCAGAAACTTTTACTAGTTTTCAAGCCTCTGTTCCGGCATAGTAGTTTATAAAATAATAACGCCGGCAGTATAAAAAAATTACACAGAAACAACAACTAAATTGCGAGGGTCTGCCGGCATTGTAACAAACAATGCCGTCACAGGATATTATGGCATGAAAACCATTCAAGTATCGCATCCATGTGGCGTTAGTCTCTTGAGCGACCGATTTAGGGATCAAAATTTCTCACAAAAAAAGCACTCTTCAACTTGTGAGATCCAATGGCTGGCGGTAGAATTGCTCATGCAAATTTGAAGGGACCTAGTGTGGTCAAGGAGATCTGTATTGGGATCGCTCTTGGTTTGGTTGCTGGTGGTACGTGGAAGATGCATCACTGGAATGAGcaaagaaaagtgaggtcattttATGAGTTGCTTGAAAAGGGTGAGATCGGTGTTGTTGCAGAAGAATAGCTCTTCTTTTTTGCATCCTCTCTATCGTGCTTTTCTCGTTTATGGGTTTTCGTCTTATGTATGTGGCGTACATTTCAATTGATGTAAGAGGTTATGCAGTTGGGAAACGAGTTGTTTCCTCTTTTCTTCCCACTTCAGGAACTTTAGGTGTGAATGCAAAGTCTAGTGGAGCATGTCATGACTCATgtctagtttttttctttttgtgaaatTATCTTAAAGAGATAGCTATAAACCCAATGCTTCTTCCCGTTAAGTTTACTCAGTCCACTGCTGGCACAGggagttaattctcgagcatgccggtactgctTACGGCATAGTATGTTGTTTAAAATTTttttgccggcacatgatgtaaagtactcagaaaattgaatttttttcacttgactatcggcattgatagatttctatcgagcatgccgaaaATTAGTTACGGCATTGAATGTCAGTTACCAAGCATGTCACACCATTTTTCGGCATAGTCTTCATCACTttcggcatgatcttcatcactttcggcgatgtaaaaaaaatttatttccggcatggtcttcatcacttccgaatgtaaaaaaaaaaatcattttcaaagTGAGGAGTCGGAGAAGGATAAGAGAATTTGAAAAGGAATGGGGAatatttagaatttgaaagggagtggagaatatttaggtttgatttagtttttattttttttaaaggatAGTTTCGTATTTCCACCCCCGAAGAATACCCCTTAACAGACATTATTGGATGAGgatagtaatttatatcccccaattaataaaACTATCCCCAATTGCACGTTCTTCAGTTATCTAGAAAAATCATACTAAATCCAGAAGGTTCCTATAGAATTTCTCATGTGGAAGATCTTAAGATTTTTGTGTGTGACACTAAAAGTCATATAAAATGGTAAACTAAAGATCATTTTCTTTGCGCAGTCTTAAAATTCGCAGTTTTGAAGGTTTTCAGCGAACTTTCAGGTAAATGCAGGTGTTGGTTCATGATCTCTCACATAACATCTTATACTCATGTTACAAGAATGATGCGGTGGTCTCAAATGTAGAGACAATGAGTTGTgtataagatttaattttatagatacttaaattaggatcgttgaacttcaAGATAATCACACAATAATATACGAATAGAGTGTATGGAAAATACCTTTAGCGTTAATCCATTGTATGTTACCGATCATCTTTGGAGCGGCGATAATACCTTGTGGAtgtcatggtttctctctcttgaccttagCCGTAATGAGTTGTTAATTCCTTGGATTGGATACAATGGTGATGGTCACTGTTTCCTCTTCATAGGTAgagagaggaccaagttcctagggttTTAGTATTAGCCTTAGATCTCGACTGTCCATCAAGGAA comes from Papaver somniferum cultivar HN1 chromosome 7, ASM357369v1, whole genome shotgun sequence and encodes:
- the LOC113293194 gene encoding cytochrome c oxidase subunit 5C-like — its product is MAGGRIAHANLKGPSVVKEICIGIALGLVAGGTWKMHHWNEQRKVRSFYELLEKGEIGVVAEE